A DNA window from Anastrepha obliqua isolate idAnaObli1 chromosome 5, idAnaObli1_1.0, whole genome shotgun sequence contains the following coding sequences:
- the LOC129248871 gene encoding polysialoglycoprotein, with protein MKLLTVFLLLAIIAGATIAEDTTRTESTGASTTGETTVSTISPPAGVTTVSTTASPGDDATVSTISPPAGDTTVSATDSPGDDTTVSTISPPAGDTTVSTTDSPGDDTTVSTISPPAGDTTVSTTASPGDDATVSTISPPAGDTTVSATDSPGDDTTVSTISPPAGDTTVSTTDSPGDDTTVSTISSPAGDTTVSTTASPGGDTTVSTTDSPGDDTTFSTISPPAGDTTVSATDSPGDDTTVSTISPPAGDTTVSTTDSPGDDTTVSTISSPAGDTTVSATDSPGDDTTVSTISPPAGDTTVSTTDSPGDDTTGSTISPPAGDTTVSATDSPGDDTTVSTISPPAGDTTVSTTDSPGDDTTVSTISSPAGDTTVSTTASPGGDTTVSTTASPGADTTDDTTGSSSNTDSTSSSKSTDDTSTPSPTTTPPANKLLCYTCEGDDCNEKSIINCPDDGRTYAVEEIRRILPESASATLLRNYRSISRLDEADVKGYACYSVQVQDNDEKKLKLGCIAIPYGLSACEAVRNELGNSTEASSDECVACQTDLCNGCGLSQLSLVALVCVILTKLFI; from the exons atgaaGCTACTTACCGTGTTTTTACTGTTGGCAATCATTGCCGGCGCCACAATTGCAG AAGACACTACTAGAACAGAGAGTACAGGCGCATCTACTACTGGTGAAACAACAGTTAGCACAATTTCTCCTCCTGCTGGTGTTACAACAGTCAGCACAACTGCTTCGCCTGGTGATGACGCAACAGTTAGCACAATTTCTCCTCCTGCTGGTGACACAACAGTTAGCGCAACTGATTCGCCTGGTGATGACACAACAGTTAGCACAATTTCTCCTCCTGCTGGTGATACAACAGTCAGCACAACTGATTCGCCGGGTGATGACACAACAGTTAGCACAATTTCTCCTCCTGCTGGTGATACAACAGTTAGCACAACTGCTTCGCCTGGTGATGACGCAACAGTTAGCACAATTTCTCCTCCTGCTGGTGACACAACAGTTAGCGCAACTGATTCGCCTGGTGATGACACAACAGTTAGCACAATTTCTCCTCCTGCTGGTGATACAACAGTCAGCACAACTGATTCGCCGGGTGATGACACAACAGTTAGCACAATTTCTTCTCCTGCTGGTGATACAACAGTTAGTACAACTGCTTCGCCTGGTGGTGATACAACAGTCAGCACAACTGATTCGCCTGGTGATGACACAACATTTAGTACAATTTCTCCTCCTGCTGGTGATACAACAGTCAGCGCAACTGATTCGCCTGGTGATGACACAACAGTTAGCACAATTTCTCCTCCTGCTGGTGATACAACAGTCAGCACAACTGATTCGCCGGGTGATGACACAACAGTTAGCACAATTTCTTCTCCTGCTGGTGATACTACAGTCAGCGCAACTGATTCGCCTGGTGATGACACAACAGTTAGCACAATTTCTCCTCCTGCTGGTGATACAACAGTTAGCACAACTGATTCGCCTGGTGATGACACAACAGGTAGTACAATTTCTCCTCCTGCTGGTGATACAACAGTCAGCGCAACTGATTCGCCTGGTGATGACACAACAGTTAGCACAATTTCTCCTCCTGCTGGTGATACAACAGTCAGCACAACTGATTCGCCGGGTGATGACACAACAGTTAGCACAATTTCTTCTCCTGCTGGTGATACAACAGTTAGTACAACTGCTTCGCCTGGTGGTGATACAACAGTCAGCACAACTGCATCGCCTGGGGCCGACACAACAGACGATACTACAGGTAGCTCTTCAAACACGGACTCAACTTCCAGTTCCAAGTCAACTGATGATACAAGTACACCTTCTCCTACAACCACACCTCCCG CGAATAAGCTTCTATGCTATACATGTGAGGGAGATGATTGCaatgaaaaaagtataattAACTGTCCAGATGATGGCCGCACATACGCAGTTGAGGAAATAAGGAGAATTCTGCCAGAGAGTGCATCAGCTACTCTACTTCGCAATTACCGCTCAATTTCTCGACTTGACGAGGCAGATGTAAAGGGGTATGCGTGCTATAGTGTACAGGTTCAAG ATAATGatgaaaagaaattgaaacTCGGTTGCATTGCTATTCCTTATGGCCTAAGCGCATGCGAAGCGGTGCGGAATGAACTAGGAAATAGCACAGAAGCGAGCAGTGACGAGTGTGTGGCGTGCCAGACAGATTTATGCAACGGTTGCGGCTTGTCACAATTATCGTTGGTGGCACTTGTGTGCGTAATATTGACAaagctttttatttaa